A stretch of Nitrospira sp. DNA encodes these proteins:
- a CDS encoding conjugal transfer protein TraH, whose translation MAKRIGALIILLSVLGSSGVSHADINDSLQRMFDGWGGATMTRPGAYQSQVSGALTGGAMGIRIPNETFNLVNFAPPRFSAGCGKIDLYLGSISFPSLGRFTDLLQQLGTSAVLGFAFQLALMELCQPCENIISKLEAAARAINAAGRLSPCQIGGELAKLARGQPNQISSVATKIQDSVKEVGVAGGALMDYWAGQDAERTQTTQQAATALDGTPEDPKGNLVYQALIESGWAVDDAKMMQSVMGTVYVGADGVPAQLPPTIRLSDLINADGTTTVVRLLDCGPADAVRCLAPFETDVTNLVGTQLRAERMYDTIVQKLTVDGVALTPVERDLIDKSPIPLYRLLVGYSTKPGQTEVLKAQVGALLGAQFAWGWIDRALKEIEKQSARWAQKQVGFPADVNEFYKQAYAVRSAAHGEVMYELERLGHGPAFTYYSTQTLKKALARPERKKHNVQ comes from the coding sequence ATGGCGAAACGCATCGGTGCTCTGATTATTCTGTTGAGTGTCCTCGGATCGTCGGGTGTATCCCACGCGGATATCAATGACTCATTGCAGCGGATGTTCGATGGGTGGGGCGGAGCCACGATGACGCGACCCGGGGCTTATCAGAGCCAGGTATCTGGGGCGTTAACGGGCGGAGCAATGGGGATCCGGATCCCGAATGAGACGTTCAACTTGGTGAATTTTGCGCCACCGCGATTCTCGGCCGGGTGTGGAAAAATCGATTTGTATCTTGGGTCTATTTCTTTTCCCTCGTTGGGCCGTTTTACCGATTTGTTGCAACAACTGGGCACGTCCGCCGTCTTGGGGTTTGCGTTCCAATTGGCGCTGATGGAGCTGTGTCAGCCTTGTGAAAACATCATTTCGAAGTTGGAGGCGGCGGCGCGGGCGATTAACGCGGCCGGCCGGCTCTCTCCCTGCCAAATTGGTGGAGAACTGGCAAAGCTTGCGAGGGGCCAACCTAACCAGATTTCGTCGGTGGCGACGAAGATTCAAGATTCGGTGAAGGAAGTGGGCGTGGCCGGTGGTGCGTTGATGGACTATTGGGCTGGTCAAGACGCGGAGCGTACCCAAACCACACAGCAGGCAGCCACAGCGTTGGATGGGACACCCGAAGACCCGAAGGGGAATCTTGTCTATCAGGCGCTTATTGAATCTGGTTGGGCGGTGGATGATGCCAAGATGATGCAGAGTGTGATGGGGACGGTGTATGTCGGGGCTGATGGAGTGCCAGCGCAGTTACCCCCGACGATTCGTCTGTCGGATTTGATCAATGCGGATGGAACGACCACGGTTGTGCGATTGCTTGATTGTGGTCCAGCTGATGCGGTGAGGTGTTTGGCTCCGTTCGAGACGGATGTCACAAATTTGGTGGGTACACAGCTGCGGGCGGAACGGATGTATGACACCATTGTGCAGAAATTGACGGTCGATGGGGTTGCATTGACCCCAGTCGAGAGAGATTTGATCGATAAATCTCCCATTCCGCTCTATCGGTTGCTGGTGGGATACTCGACGAAACCCGGTCAGACGGAGGTACTCAAGGCCCAAGTTGGAGCCTTGCTCGGAGCACAGTTTGCGTGGGGATGGATTGATCGGGCACTCAAAGAAATCGAGAAACAGTCGGCCCGTTGGGCGCAGAAACAGGTTGGGTTTCCTGCCGACGTGAACGAATTCTATAAACAAGCGTATGCCGTCCGATCAGCGGCTCATGGGGAAGTGATGTACGAATTAGAGCGGTTGGGACATGGACCGGCGTTTACCTATTATTCAACGCAGACGTTAAAGAAGGCGTTGGCGCGACCGGAGCGGAAAAAGCATAACGTTCAATAA
- a CDS encoding conjugal transfer protein TraF — MMTVWVYGLMVGIVLVAGASPSRADYDKLFQPEPSPELTEWKGYYFYQDRFPEPEQDITPKQLPPSPAIPLQPEHFKDQLALKEALKKLPVDKIDLPNLPAAWLKILLTAKKEAALDVQTEETVLSYIQVHKETFNRAQRFTDMWATVMYTHPQYDFSSSNPISTVGHEIYAEAKQVKDDEVLRGISEKAGLFFFFTSTCPYCQKQAQMLKVFSDTYGISVKAVTQDGRTLPEFPQAVVDNGMGDQLGVNKVPVIFLAIPEEQFIVPIGTGLITLDDLRTRVLTILQHRAGLKSHPLKS, encoded by the coding sequence ATGATGACGGTCTGGGTGTATGGGTTGATGGTGGGCATCGTGCTGGTGGCTGGCGCGAGCCCCAGTCGAGCGGATTACGACAAACTCTTTCAGCCGGAACCGTCCCCAGAGTTGACCGAGTGGAAAGGCTATTACTTCTATCAAGATCGCTTTCCTGAACCGGAACAAGACATTACTCCAAAACAGTTACCTCCTTCCCCGGCAATCCCGCTCCAACCGGAGCATTTCAAAGATCAACTGGCGCTGAAAGAAGCGCTCAAGAAACTTCCCGTTGATAAGATCGATTTGCCGAACCTCCCCGCCGCCTGGCTCAAAATCCTTCTCACGGCCAAGAAAGAAGCAGCCTTGGATGTCCAAACGGAAGAAACGGTGTTGAGCTATATCCAGGTGCATAAGGAGACATTCAATCGGGCTCAGCGGTTTACGGATATGTGGGCGACCGTCATGTATACGCATCCGCAGTATGACTTTAGCTCCTCGAATCCGATTTCAACGGTGGGCCATGAGATTTATGCCGAGGCGAAGCAAGTAAAGGACGATGAGGTGTTGCGGGGGATTTCGGAGAAGGCGGGATTGTTCTTTTTCTTTACGTCGACGTGCCCTTATTGTCAGAAGCAGGCGCAGATGTTGAAGGTGTTCAGTGACACCTATGGGATTTCGGTGAAGGCGGTGACGCAGGATGGCCGGACGCTCCCTGAGTTCCCGCAGGCAGTCGTAGATAACGGGATGGGCGATCAGCTGGGGGTGAATAAAGTGCCTGTGATCTTTTTGGCTATTCCTGAAGAGCAATTCATCGTTCCGATCGGGACTGGGCTGATTACCTTGGATGATCTTCGCACCCGCGTGTTGACGATTCTGCAACATCGGGCCGGTCTGAAATCACATCCGTTGAAATCTTAA
- a CDS encoding TraU family protein, whose product MSRLAQCRWLRLSVFCVGLLCVVGFLLIGPAVTEAYCPSSNIFEQTFSKTCWECIFPMSLIGVTVFNLSEDSVRPAVGPGISAIYPPQLCGCICFTPYICVPGLPFGAFMPTDLLEVVRNPLCFPSLNGATLGSDPTFINRGLVDVSQDDPALKMSYYHVHFIIFPLWAMLGTGIDYLCAMATSMGNPLDIAYLSEVDPAWNDDPLSLLLFPEAFLFANPVATAACAVDSVAASFGYPLDPLFWCAGSFGNIYPPSGFTSGSYSGQIKPAALVVTRVLAKLARFGAELYWAADGSAICTDIPTFLMVKSQYKFQLLYPIADSTSNNVTSCCSPIGRTQLMWGMASTYPVDGDDFVFLLWKLQRCCLL is encoded by the coding sequence GTGAGCCGCCTCGCTCAGTGTCGATGGTTGCGCCTGTCCGTATTCTGTGTCGGGTTGTTGTGTGTGGTGGGATTCTTGTTGATTGGTCCTGCCGTCACCGAAGCCTATTGCCCGAGCTCAAATATTTTTGAACAGACTTTCTCCAAAACCTGCTGGGAATGTATCTTCCCCATGTCCTTGATTGGGGTGACGGTCTTTAACTTAAGTGAGGACAGTGTCCGTCCGGCGGTCGGGCCAGGAATTTCTGCCATCTATCCCCCACAATTGTGTGGCTGTATTTGTTTTACGCCCTATATCTGTGTCCCTGGGCTTCCGTTTGGGGCGTTTATGCCCACAGACCTTCTGGAGGTTGTCCGCAATCCGCTCTGCTTTCCGAGTTTGAATGGTGCGACACTTGGGAGTGACCCTACTTTCATCAATCGGGGGCTCGTGGATGTGTCGCAAGACGATCCGGCCCTGAAGATGTCGTACTACCACGTCCACTTCATCATCTTCCCACTATGGGCCATGTTGGGAACCGGAATCGATTACTTGTGTGCGATGGCGACCTCGATGGGGAATCCCCTGGATATAGCCTATCTGTCTGAAGTCGATCCAGCATGGAATGATGACCCGCTATCGTTACTTTTATTTCCCGAAGCGTTTCTCTTTGCGAATCCCGTGGCGACGGCCGCCTGTGCCGTCGATTCCGTTGCCGCGAGTTTTGGGTACCCGCTTGATCCGCTCTTTTGGTGTGCGGGCTCATTCGGGAACATCTACCCGCCATCTGGATTTACATCTGGTTCCTATAGCGGACAGATCAAGCCGGCCGCATTAGTGGTGACTCGGGTATTGGCAAAACTGGCGCGATTCGGAGCCGAGCTGTATTGGGCTGCGGATGGGTCCGCGATTTGTACGGACATTCCGACCTTTCTGATGGTCAAAAGCCAGTACAAGTTCCAACTCCTGTATCCGATCGCGGACTCCACGTCGAACAATGTCACCAGTTGCTGTTCGCCGATCGGTCGGACCCAGCTCATGTGGGGGATGGCCTCCACCTATCCGGTCGACGGCGATGACTTTGTCTTTCTCCTCTGGAAACTCCAACGTTGCTGTCTCTTGTGA
- the trbC gene encoding type-F conjugative transfer system pilin assembly protein TrbC — protein MIGQSKWRLYFLSILAGLVLGPSWCLAEPATVGGSGTPSLSPLQGVENIRRHAQELRKQRLAGMAPKVQGPTGAMPIKKREGVFYFVSWSIPDELLKGYMREAYRLGATVVFRGMIDNDMRKTVDRTKALAVELQQQAPHTTIDPIIFRQLGVTSVPTLAIVNDQAALMVTGAAPLEALLSQLSRSEGTIRPLREWYVGQTRSWQMGGPITVPRPVMPVLTGISAVPTDLSRYPIAEQDMEEYLKEQMRRVDWGKVREDLQRRVVERLHEGPNIGLQPATSSRVFTVDVTQRYEHDILNHDGTVVVVKGGTEINPLTRIALSHRYVVIDGRDAKQLTYAQSLLQRYGLGVKILLSAGDVSEVAKQLQCRVYWVQPEMVSKFQLAHVPSVISQNGPVMKIEEVAL, from the coding sequence ATGATTGGACAGTCTAAATGGAGACTCTACTTTCTCAGCATCCTGGCAGGACTTGTCCTAGGGCCATCCTGGTGTCTCGCGGAGCCTGCGACCGTGGGTGGTTCTGGTACACCCAGTCTCTCACCGCTTCAGGGCGTGGAAAACATCCGTCGACATGCACAGGAGCTTCGCAAGCAACGCTTAGCGGGTATGGCTCCGAAGGTTCAGGGTCCCACGGGAGCCATGCCGATCAAGAAACGTGAAGGCGTGTTTTATTTCGTGTCCTGGTCGATTCCCGATGAGTTGCTCAAGGGGTATATGCGTGAAGCGTATCGCCTCGGGGCCACTGTGGTCTTTCGCGGCATGATCGACAACGACATGCGTAAAACCGTCGACCGGACGAAAGCGCTCGCGGTCGAATTACAACAGCAAGCTCCCCACACCACGATTGATCCCATCATTTTTCGCCAGTTGGGTGTGACGAGTGTGCCGACTTTGGCGATCGTCAATGACCAGGCGGCGTTGATGGTCACGGGTGCTGCCCCGTTGGAGGCACTCTTGAGTCAGCTCAGCCGTTCTGAAGGAACGATCCGTCCCTTGCGGGAGTGGTATGTCGGCCAAACGCGCAGTTGGCAAATGGGCGGTCCGATTACGGTGCCGCGCCCAGTGATGCCCGTCTTGACGGGGATCAGCGCCGTGCCGACCGATCTGTCCCGCTATCCGATTGCCGAACAAGACATGGAAGAGTACCTCAAGGAGCAGATGCGCCGGGTCGACTGGGGAAAGGTGCGGGAGGACTTACAGCGGCGAGTGGTGGAACGGCTGCATGAGGGGCCGAATATTGGGTTGCAACCCGCCACGTCGTCCCGTGTATTCACGGTCGACGTCACGCAACGCTATGAGCATGACATTTTAAATCATGATGGGACGGTGGTGGTGGTGAAGGGAGGGACAGAGATCAATCCCTTGACCCGGATCGCGCTATCGCACCGGTATGTGGTCATCGACGGCCGTGACGCGAAGCAACTCACGTACGCGCAATCGCTGCTCCAGCGGTATGGTCTTGGGGTAAAAATCTTGCTTTCAGCCGGGGATGTGTCAGAAGTCGCCAAGCAACTTCAATGTCGGGTCTACTGGGTCCAGCCTGAAATGGTGAGCAAATTTCAGCTGGCCCATGTTCCGAGCGTGATCTCTCAAAATGGCCCCGTCATGAAGATCGAGGAGGTTGCATTGTGA
- a CDS encoding S26 family signal peptidase: protein MDRVARLKSVLMSLTEWTVRDGWPKRVAIGLTVISLTALAVSPWYGIYVRDDESLPEYSFFIVKKGVLPQRGEYAAFEMTQEYADRVEPKGPLRPYSRVGRMFLKAAYGVAGDVVRVQGRDVYVNDWKVATVIEQDKYKQRIEPASYPPVIPDGAYYLGLPHPRSFDSRVIGLVDVKDIKGVVWPIF, encoded by the coding sequence ATGGATCGTGTCGCGCGATTGAAATCTGTCCTGATGTCTCTGACAGAGTGGACGGTTCGTGACGGTTGGCCCAAGCGCGTGGCGATCGGCCTTACGGTTATCTCATTGACTGCATTGGCCGTCAGTCCTTGGTACGGAATTTATGTGCGGGATGATGAAAGTCTCCCCGAGTACAGTTTCTTTATTGTGAAGAAAGGGGTGCTTCCTCAGCGCGGTGAGTATGCGGCGTTTGAGATGACGCAAGAATATGCCGATCGTGTGGAGCCGAAGGGCCCATTGCGGCCCTATTCACGGGTAGGCCGCATGTTTCTCAAGGCGGCGTATGGGGTGGCCGGTGACGTGGTGCGAGTGCAAGGCCGTGATGTCTACGTGAACGATTGGAAAGTCGCAACCGTGATTGAGCAAGATAAGTATAAGCAACGGATTGAGCCTGCGAGTTATCCGCCGGTGATTCCTGACGGCGCATACTATTTGGGACTGCCACATCCGAGATCGTTTGATAGTCGCGTGATTGGCTTGGTCGATGTCAAGGACATCAAGGGGGTGGTATGGCCAATTTTCTGA